CAAGTGTATTCGGATTTGTCAACATCAAAGCCGCCGTGTCATCGCCAACAACACTCTTTAAGTCATCAATATCGACAAGACCCTTATCATTTGATTTCACCGTAATAATATCGAATCCGGCAACAGCTGCGGATGCTGGGTTTGTCCCATGCGCTGAATCAGGAATAATTACTTTCGTGCGCTTGTGATCACCATTGGCCTCATGAAAAGCGCGGATCAACATTAACGCCGTCCACTCACCATGCGCTCCAGCGGCAGGTTGTAGCGTCACCTCGTCCATACCAGTGATTTCAACAAGACTTTCTTGCAAATCATACAAAAGTTCCATTGCGCCTTGTACAGACTCTTCTGGTTGATATGGATGAACATTCGCAAATCCAGGAAAGCGCGCCACTTTTTCGTTAATTTTCGGGTTATACTTCATCGTACAAGAGCCTAATGGATAAAAACCAGAATCGACACCAAAGTTATGGTTAGAAAGTGTTGTATAATGGCGCATCAACTCCAATTCACTTAATTCAGGCAGGGCTGGAGGCGTCTCACGAATGTAAGCTGCTCCAAATAAATCGCTTAAATTAACTTCTGGTACATCACTTTCTGGTAAGCTATATCCAATCCGACCTGGAACAGAACGCTCAAACACTAACGGCATTGTTTCGCTATTCATTTTGCACCCTCCAAACTTGCTACTAATGTTTCGATTTCTTCTTTTGTACGCATTTCAGTTACCGCAACCAACATGTGATTCGCGTATTTTTCTTCGTATATACCAAGATCATACCCACCGATAATGTCCTGCTCCAACAATTCACGATTGACCTCTTTCACAGGTTTCGATAATTTCACAACAAATTCATTGAAAAACGCATCATCGGAAATTACGTTAAACCCTTTATCTTGGAAAACTTTTTTCGCAAAGTGAGCCTTATCAATGTTTTGTTTCGCCATTTCAGTGATCCCATTTTTTCCAAGAGCACTCATAGCGACAGATGATGCCAGCGCGTTTAGCGCCTGATTAGAACAAATGTTAGATGTTGCTTTGTCACGACGAATATGTTGCTCGCGCGCTTGTAAAGTCAAAACGTACCCTCGCTTGCCATTTTCATCGACCGTTTCTCCAATAAGGCGACCCGGAACTTTACGTGTCAATTTCGAATTAACCGCGAAATAACCACAGTGAGGCCCACCAAATGCTTCAGAAATACCAAATACTTGGGAATCTCCTACAACAATATCAGCTCCAAATTTCCCCGGTGGCGTAAGTGCTCCTAAAGCTAGAGGATTACTTGAAACTACAAATAATGCTTTATTTTCATGCGCTAACGGCTCAATTTCTTGTAGTGCTTCTACTTGTCCATAAAAATTCGGATACTGTACGATCACTGCAGCAACTGTATCATCAACCTGTGTTTTTAAAGCTTCTAAATCCGTCACGCCGTCCTTTTCATCAATTTCAATGACATCAATGTGTTGCCCCTTCGCATACGTTTTAACAACGTTACGCGATTCTGGATGAACAGCTTTTGAAATTAAGATTTTTTTACGTTTCGTGTGAGCACTTGCAAGCATAGCGGCCTCAGCTAGCGCCGTTCCACCGTCATACATCGACGAATTCGCTAGATCCATGCCGGTAATTTCTGCAATCATCGTTTGAAATTCGAATATCGCCTGCAACTCCCCTTGTGATATTTCTGGTTGATACGGTGTGTAAGCCGTGTAAAATTCAGATCGTGAAATAACGCTATCAACGACTGTCGGAATGTAGTGATTATATACCCCCGCCCCTAAAAAGGAAGTATACGTCACAGAATCCGCATTTTTGGCCGCCATTTTAGCCAACTCTTTTAAAAGCGCTGGTTCAGACTTCGCTGGCTTTAAATTATAATCCCGGTTAAAACGAATCGATTCTGGAATATCCGTAAAGAGATCATCAATCGATGCCACACCAATCGTATCTAACATATCCTTCTCATCTTGCTCTGTCATTGGTAAAAAACGATGTTTAGCCATAATTTTATATCCTCCTCATTATTTTGCGCGTTTATAGAATGGGGTTGGAACTACTTTTGCTTTTAATTTCTTATTACGAACTTCGACTTCGACTTCCGTATCTAGAGCAATATAGTCAATGTCGATAAGCGCCAGACCAAGATTTTTACCAAGAGTCGGCGATTGCGTACCACTTGTAACAATTCCGATTTCTTTATCTCCCGCAAAAACTTTATAATCATGACGTGGAATCCCGCGATCAATCAGTTCAATTCCAACAGATTTACGTGTCAAACCGGACTCCTTTTGATCAATGAGCGCCTTTTTCCCAATGAAATCAGGCTCTTTTTGTAATTTTACCGCAAATCCTACACCAGCTTCGAGTGGCGAGATATCTTTAGAAAGTTCTTGTCCGTAGAGTGCTAAATTCGCCTCAAAACGTAGTGTATCACGCGCACCTAAGCCGATTGGTAAGACATCTTTTTCAAGTATCGCGTCCCAAACAGCCGGTGCATCTTCCGCTTTTGTGTAAATTTCAAAACCATCTTCTCCCGTATAACCAGATCGGGAGACGAGCGCGTTTACTCCTGCAACTTGCACGTTATCAACAAAACCAAAGAACGTTAGCGCGCCTAAATCAGCATCAGTCAGGCCAGTCAATACTTTTTCCGCATTTGGCCCTTGTAAAGCTAGTTGGCCGTAGTCTGCCGATACATTTTCAACAGTCACATCTTCTGCTGCATGGCGCTGCAACCACTCAAAATCCTTCTCCGTGTTTGCTGCATTCACAACTAAAAGATAGTCATCTTCTGCTTTCTTGTAGACCACCAAGTCATCTACCACGCCACCAGTTTCATAACACATAATATTATATTGCGCTTTTCCATCCTTTAATTTAGAAATATCATTGGATAAAACTTTCTGCAAAAAGTCTAGACTCCCCTTGCCTCGCACCACAACTTCCCCCATATGCGATACATCAAATAACCCAGCATTTGTTCTAACAGCTTCGTGTTCCGCCTTTATCCCTGAAAATTGTACTGGCAAATCCCATCCACCGAAATCAATCGTTTTTGCCCCATACTTTTCGTAAAGTGGAAAAATTGGCGTTTTCTTTAATTCTGTCATGTGAATCCTCCTCTTTTTTTGCATACTAAAAGGACTTACTCGTTAAAATAAGTCTCTGTCGTGCTCCAAAACAAGGAAAAATGCCTCCAGAGTTGCGTCCCATAAACATCCTTTTGCCTGAGAGTTTCACATTCACATGCTTTCCCCGTCGGCGCTGCTAAAATGCAGTCTCTCTGTTTATTTTCATCCGCTCTTTTATGTATCAGTTGCCTTTCCTATATGTTACCACGAGACTCTATCGTTCGGCAAATAATTGAATTCAGTCTTATTAAATCATAATTAAAGCGATATAGTTCGTAATGAAAGGGCTTTATCAACAATTCAACTCAATATCGTACGTATGTGAATAATTGTTCAATTTCAATTATCCAAAAAATTTTTTTACAGCTATTTCGGCTTACTTTAGATCTATTATTACCGATAAAATATCTTTTCTTCACAATCAGACCCTTTAAAATCGGATTTTGTCCTTTTCTGCCTTAAAGGGATTTCAAGAGGCAACGTCGAATACCATTAGCATAGACACAATTTGAAGGAGCCTATTCCAATGATTCAAGAGTTAGCAAATGCCTTACTAAACCAATCTATGCTTCTTTCGGCAAGCGACATCCATCTCATTCCATATGAAGCAAATTATCGTATCCTCTTCCGTATTAATGGCAGATTACAATTTTTCCATTCGCTAACATTAGATAAAGGCGAACGTTTATTGTCCCATTTAAAATACAGAGGATTTATGGACATCAGCGAGACAAGAAAACCACAAAGCGGTTCTTTCCAAGCACTTGTTCACGACAATAACGTATCTGTCAGGCTTGCCACAATTCCTAATTTTCGCTTCATCGAGAGCATGGTTATCCGCGTTTTCTCTGAACAAAAGATTATTCCGTTTTGCAATAGCACTGTTTTCCATCCTATTGCCAACCAGATCCTGTCATCAGCAAAACATAACACAGGTCTGCTACTATTCTCGGGATCAACAGGTAGCGGTAAGACCTCCAGCATGTATAGCTTAGCCCATTCATTAAGCCAAGAAGAGCCGCTACAAGTCATCACTATTGAAGACCCCGTTGAAAGGCCAATGTCCTCTTTTTTACAAGTACAAATAAACGAAAAAGCAGGACTAGATTATGCCGAAATTATCCGAGCAACACTACGACATGATCCTGATATTTTAATTGTTGGCGAGATTAGAGACACTCATACTGCCAAAATGGTTATTCGTAGCGCTTTAACAGGTCATCTTGTATTAAGTACTGTGCATGCAGATAATACATACGGTGTCTTATCTCGCTTATTAGAACTCGGTGTAGATAAAGAAGAACTCAGGCAATGTCTCATCGGAATCTCCTACCAGCAATTAAAAGATTTGCATTGTATTTTTTGCGAAAGAAAATGCCACACGTTATGTAATCACCTCCCGAGAAAAAGAACTGCCCTTTATGAATTCTTAGAAAAAGAAAACATCAATCAATTCTTCTCCACAACTGTTGAGCAGACGCTACCCAACAATATAGCACACCAAATAAAGAAAGGTGGTTACTATGGATTTTTCTCTCCGCAATAACTGGCGAGCTGACGGTGAATTTTTAATTCGCTTAGCAGATCTCCTAAGTAAAGGTTTTACAATGGAAGAAGCTATTTCATTTTTATCGATTACAACACCAAAAGATGCTTCAAGAAACAGCCAAATGATTACAACCCTTTCTTCTGGTGCCCCTTTTAGCGAAGCACTATTACAAGCAAAATTCCCTTCGTTCGTATGCACACAGCTCCACTATGCCAGCAAACACGGCTATTTCAATGAAACAGTTCAAGAAACAGGAGATCATTTAACAAGAAAAGCCGAACAGCAAAAAGCCTTACGTAAAATCTTTCAATACCCGCTCATTCTATTTGCAACGGTCATCATCGTTTTTTTCCTGTTGCGAATTTTTCTACTCCCGAAATTCGACATGCTGTTCAGCCAGCTTACCCACGGAGAAAACCAAACAACTAATTTCACTTATTTTATTTTAGAGAAGCTACCAATTATTTTTCTTATTCTCCTTGGTCTACTGTTTGCTCTATGCACCTTCTTTCTAACAAAGCAACGTAAGAAAAACTCTTACGAACGGGCTGAACTTTATTGCAAAATCCCTATCATCAAAAAATTCATGCGATTACATTATTCCCAAATATTTGCCCGCGAATGTGGCTATCTTTTGAAAAGCGGACTATCCATCAACGACATGGTCCAAGTATTCTCACTTAATGACTCCCCACCACTTTTCCAATACATCAGTAAAGCTATTGAGAAAGGTTTTAAAGAGGGCGTCGCATTCACCCAATCTCTCGGCCAATTTTCTATATTTGAAAAAGAATTGATTTATATTATCCAACACGGAGAAAAAAATGGGCAATTAGCGGAAGAATTATTATTTTACTACAAGCTATGCCATCAAAAATCAGAAGAAAAAACAGAAAAAATATTCAGCTTCATACAACCTGCTGTATTTATGATTATTGGCATACTTATCGTTTCTATCTACCTCTCTATCTTGTTCCCGATGTTTTCGATGGTTAATTCCATCTGACTAATAAAAAAATAGGAGTGATTTCAATGTTTAAAAAGATCAATTGGAAAGATGAATCAGGTTTCACCTTAGTCGAAATGCTTATCGTTTTACTTGTGGTTAGCGTGCTGCTACTTCTAACTATCCCTAACATCGTAAAGCAAAGTAAGTCCATCAATGATAAAGGTTGCGACGCATTTATTACAATGGTTCAAGGACAAACCCAAGCTTATCAACTGGAACACAACAAAGTCCCATCACTTCAAGATTTACTGACTGGCGGATACCTTAAAGGCGAACAGAAAAAATGCCCGAATGGTAAAGATGTCAACATTGATAGTAGCGGAAAGGTCACTGAAGGCTCGTGAAAAAGAATGGCTTCACCCTAATTGAAATGTTGCTTGTTCTCTCTATTAGCCTTATCATTCTAAGCATCAGTGTCTTCCCAGCAGGAAATCTAATAGTCCAAATGTATGAAAAGCAAAGTCTTGACCAGCTAAAAATGGATATCATGCAGCTACAAGCCGAAGCAATTACAACGCATCAAGAAACAGCATTAACATTAGATGGTATTAATAATTCCTATACAGGAGCTGTGGCTAATAATAATATCCTTGTAAGAAAACTCAGTACATCTTTACATTTCACCGAGAAAAGCGAGCAAGTTTTTCGCTTTTCTCCCCCCTTTGGAAACATTAGTAAATTCAAAACTGTCATAATCCAAGGTAATAGCAAAAAATATGCACTCATTTTTCAAATCGGCAAAGGGAGGTTTCGTATTGAAGAAATATAATGGATTTTCTTTACTTGAGAGCCTTTTCTCGCTCAGTCTATTATCTATCATTGTACTTTCACTCTTACCTATGATCATGCAAATAAAGCAACAACTACATCAACAAAACCAACTTACCACAGCATACCAATTGCTTTTTGAGGAGAGCCAACTTCATCTAAATACCTCCTTTTCATCAAGTAAGGAAATCTCTATCAAAAACCAAACATATCATATAACAATGAATCAGGAGGCGAAGCAAATTTGCGCTAATTATGCCCAAGAAAATTTATGTTATGCTATCAAATAAAGAAGCATTCACCCTACTCGAATCATTATTTTCATTGCTAATCCTCATCATAGTTACCTCTTTTATACCACTTATATTCCAAAGCTATCAATCCGTTCTCAAAGTGATGGATGTCGACAAAAATTATGAATGGCAACTCTTTATGAATCAGACACGCAAAGAAATATACCAAGGTACAGGATTTATAGTTACTGATCATGCCATTATTTTCTCTTCTCAATCCAAACAAATTAAGTACGAAGGTTATCAAAATATGGTCCGGCGTTCCGTTGACAATAAAGGCCATGAACCATTATTAACAACAATCAAACAAGATAAATGGACCAAAACCAATGATGGTCGACTTATTTATGAAGTAACTTTTGAAGATAATATCAAATTGATTGCATGCTTTTATGTACAGGAAGGAGGAATATAAATCACATGTTTCGAAATGGCTTCACTTACGTGTTGTGCCTCTATATCACATTGCTCGGAATCACTGTCATGCTTGGAGCGACAAGTATCTATAGTTCCAAGCTTCAGATGGAAAAACAATTACAAAACCATTATTTAGCCAACACGCTTTTAAATATATCCATCCATAATAATCTTTCCAAAATCAAATCTAGCCAAAAGACATTTACAGAGAGTCACAATGAGGCAATTTTATGGTATAATTGGGCGGATAGTACCGAAGATAGCATAAAATATAACACTGTCACAAAACTAAAAAATGGTTATATCTTAAATCAAATCATTTATTGGGACATTAAATCACAGAAAATTTATCTTCTACTAAATTAATGCTAGCGCTAAGGAGGATTTATCAATGAGGCAAATTGTGCTAACTGGATTTATGGGAGCTGGGAAAACAACAGTTGGCAAGCTACTTTCCCAAACAATGCAGTTACCAATAATCGACATCGATACAGAAATTCAACTAGAACAACAAGCGTCAATCACAGAAATTTTTGCAAACTTAGGAGAAGTAAAGTTTCGAGAACTTGAACATCAAATGTTACTACGCGTATTACAAAAAGATGCTGTCATATCCACTGGCGGTGGTATTATTCTATCTCCAGAAAATAGAGCAGAACTAACGGCTGCTAACTTTGTCGTTTATCTGAAAACTCAACCTGATAGCTTTTTATCTCGATTAAAAGGAGATACCACTCGCCCGTTGATTCAGGAAAAAAGTGCCAAAGAAATCAAAGACTTATTTGAATCACGTGCCCAGCTATACGAAAATTCTGCGCATTTAACGATTGAAACAGATGAGTTAACACCACAAGAAATCGCAAATCAAATCCAACAATATTTCCAAGAAAGAAAGGAGAACATATGACACAAACCGTTTTAGAGATAAATCATTTAGTAAAAAAAATTGGTAATAAAGCTATTGTAAAAGACATCTCTTTTTCTGTAAATGAAGGTGAAATATTTGGTCTCTTAGGTCCAAATGGTGCTGGGAAAACGACTATTATTCGTAGTATTGTCAAGTTGATAAGCAAAACCAGTGGAGAAATCAAAATACTAGGTCATGATATCGATACTTCTTACACAGAAGCCATTCAGCACGTGGGCGCTATCGTTGAAAATCCTGAGTTCTATCCCTATATGACTGGATTACAGAATTTAAAAGCTTTCGCATCAATGTCTCGAAAGAAAGTATCAGCTGAGCGGATTGATGAAATTATAAAACTTGTCCATTTAGAAAAAGCGATCAATAATAAAGTAAAAACATATTCCCTCGGGATGCGACAACGTCTTGGAGTCGCGCAAGCACTCATTCATGAGCCTAAACTTCTCATTTTCGATGAACCGACAAACGGCTTGGATCCAGAAGGTATGAAAGAATTCCGCTTACAAATGAAATCATTAGCTACACAAGGGGTCAGTGTTCTTGTTTCCTCCCACTTACTAACAGAAATGGAACTATTATGCGATCGTTTTGCAATTATAGAGCGAGGCGAACTGACGCATATAGCGGACATGGAACAAACTAGTACCT
The sequence above is drawn from the Listeria weihenstephanensis genome and encodes:
- the gcvPA gene encoding aminomethyl-transferring glycine dehydrogenase subunit GcvPA, which produces MAKHRFLPMTEQDEKDMLDTIGVASIDDLFTDIPESIRFNRDYNLKPAKSEPALLKELAKMAAKNADSVTYTSFLGAGVYNHYIPTVVDSVISRSEFYTAYTPYQPEISQGELQAIFEFQTMIAEITGMDLANSSMYDGGTALAEAAMLASAHTKRKKILISKAVHPESRNVVKTYAKGQHIDVIEIDEKDGVTDLEALKTQVDDTVAAVIVQYPNFYGQVEALQEIEPLAHENKALFVVSSNPLALGALTPPGKFGADIVVGDSQVFGISEAFGGPHCGYFAVNSKLTRKVPGRLIGETVDENGKRGYVLTLQAREQHIRRDKATSNICSNQALNALASSVAMSALGKNGITEMAKQNIDKAHFAKKVFQDKGFNVISDDAFFNEFVVKLSKPVKEVNRELLEQDIIGGYDLGIYEEKYANHMLVAVTEMRTKEEIETLVASLEGAK
- the gcvT gene encoding glycine cleavage system aminomethyltransferase GcvT — its product is MTELKKTPIFPLYEKYGAKTIDFGGWDLPVQFSGIKAEHEAVRTNAGLFDVSHMGEVVVRGKGSLDFLQKVLSNDISKLKDGKAQYNIMCYETGGVVDDLVVYKKAEDDYLLVVNAANTEKDFEWLQRHAAEDVTVENVSADYGQLALQGPNAEKVLTGLTDADLGALTFFGFVDNVQVAGVNALVSRSGYTGEDGFEIYTKAEDAPAVWDAILEKDVLPIGLGARDTLRFEANLALYGQELSKDISPLEAGVGFAVKLQKEPDFIGKKALIDQKESGLTRKSVGIELIDRGIPRHDYKVFAGDKEIGIVTSGTQSPTLGKNLGLALIDIDYIALDTEVEVEVRNKKLKAKVVPTPFYKRAK
- the comGA gene encoding competence type IV pilus ATPase ComGA; its protein translation is MIQELANALLNQSMLLSASDIHLIPYEANYRILFRINGRLQFFHSLTLDKGERLLSHLKYRGFMDISETRKPQSGSFQALVHDNNVSVRLATIPNFRFIESMVIRVFSEQKIIPFCNSTVFHPIANQILSSAKHNTGLLLFSGSTGSGKTSSMYSLAHSLSQEEPLQVITIEDPVERPMSSFLQVQINEKAGLDYAEIIRATLRHDPDILIVGEIRDTHTAKMVIRSALTGHLVLSTVHADNTYGVLSRLLELGVDKEELRQCLIGISYQQLKDLHCIFCERKCHTLCNHLPRKRTALYEFLEKENINQFFSTTVEQTLPNNIAHQIKKGGYYGFFSPQ
- the comGB gene encoding competence type IV pilus assembly protein ComGB, producing the protein MDFSLRNNWRADGEFLIRLADLLSKGFTMEEAISFLSITTPKDASRNSQMITTLSSGAPFSEALLQAKFPSFVCTQLHYASKHGYFNETVQETGDHLTRKAEQQKALRKIFQYPLILFATVIIVFFLLRIFLLPKFDMLFSQLTHGENQTTNFTYFILEKLPIIFLILLGLLFALCTFFLTKQRKKNSYERAELYCKIPIIKKFMRLHYSQIFARECGYLLKSGLSINDMVQVFSLNDSPPLFQYISKAIEKGFKEGVAFTQSLGQFSIFEKELIYIIQHGEKNGQLAEELLFYYKLCHQKSEEKTEKIFSFIQPAVFMIIGILIVSIYLSILFPMFSMVNSI
- the comGC gene encoding competence type IV pilus major pilin ComGC, producing MFKKINWKDESGFTLVEMLIVLLVVSVLLLLTIPNIVKQSKSINDKGCDAFITMVQGQTQAYQLEHNKVPSLQDLLTGGYLKGEQKKCPNGKDVNIDSSGKVTEGS
- the comGD gene encoding competence type IV pilus minor pilin ComGD, with translation MKKNGFTLIEMLLVLSISLIILSISVFPAGNLIVQMYEKQSLDQLKMDIMQLQAEAITTHQETALTLDGINNSYTGAVANNNILVRKLSTSLHFTEKSEQVFRFSPPFGNISKFKTVIIQGNSKKYALIFQIGKGRFRIEEI
- the comGE gene encoding competence type IV pilus minor pilin ComGE; protein product: MKKYNGFSLLESLFSLSLLSIIVLSLLPMIMQIKQQLHQQNQLTTAYQLLFEESQLHLNTSFSSSKEISIKNQTYHITMNQEAKQICANYAQENLCYAIK
- the comGF gene encoding competence type IV pilus minor pilin ComGF yields the protein MPKKIYVMLSNKEAFTLLESLFSLLILIIVTSFIPLIFQSYQSVLKVMDVDKNYEWQLFMNQTRKEIYQGTGFIVTDHAIIFSSQSKQIKYEGYQNMVRRSVDNKGHEPLLTTIKQDKWTKTNDGRLIYEVTFEDNIKLIACFYVQEGGI
- a CDS encoding shikimate kinase: MRQIVLTGFMGAGKTTVGKLLSQTMQLPIIDIDTEIQLEQQASITEIFANLGEVKFRELEHQMLLRVLQKDAVISTGGGIILSPENRAELTAANFVVYLKTQPDSFLSRLKGDTTRPLIQEKSAKEIKDLFESRAQLYENSAHLTIETDELTPQEIANQIQQYFQERKENI
- a CDS encoding ABC transporter ATP-binding protein, translating into MTQTVLEINHLVKKIGNKAIVKDISFSVNEGEIFGLLGPNGAGKTTIIRSIVKLISKTSGEIKILGHDIDTSYTEAIQHVGAIVENPEFYPYMTGLQNLKAFASMSRKKVSAERIDEIIKLVHLEKAINNKVKTYSLGMRQRLGVAQALIHEPKLLIFDEPTNGLDPEGMKEFRLQMKSLATQGVSVLVSSHLLTEMELLCDRFAIIERGELTHIADMEQTSTSEQEKAFHMHLEPLPQAKELLTNWDIDYIVAEDGTPHFFITTLPSNIPALIKKLALADISIFTVEAHTKSLEERFLEITKHNGGSME